The Podarcis raffonei isolate rPodRaf1 chromosome 2, rPodRaf1.pri, whole genome shotgun sequence genome window below encodes:
- the LOC128408635 gene encoding zinc finger protein 782-like, which produces MCFSHCGRMRIHRRINTGEKPFECMECGKSFTQSGKLRIHQRTHTGEKPFKCIECGKSFSQNGDLRIHQRTHTGEKPFKCIECGKSFSRSGDLRIHQQTHTGEKRFKCIECGKSCSRSGHLRIHQRTHTGEKPFKCIECGKSFSQSGTLRIHQQIHIGEKLFKCIECGKSFSHSGALRIHQRTHTGEKPFQCIECGKSFSQSGKLRIHQQTHTGHKPFKCVECGKSFSQSGNLRTHQLTHTGEKPFKCIECGKSFSQSGALRIHQRTHTEKPFNCMECGKSFSQSGGLRKHQLTHTGGKPQM; this is translated from the coding sequence ATGTGCTTTAGTCACTGTGGAAGAATGAGGATACACCGACGAATaaacacgggggagaaaccgtttgaatgcatggagtgcggaaagagcttcactcaaagTGGtaaacttagaatacatcaacgaactcacacgggggagaaaccatttaaatgtattgaatgtggaaagagcttcagtcaaaacggagaccttagaatacatcaacgaactcacacaggggagaaaccatttaaatgtattgaatgtggaaagagtttcagtcgtagtggagaccttagaatacatcaacaaactcacacgggagagaaacggtttaaatgtattgaatgtggaaagagctgcagTCGTAGTGgtcaccttagaatacatcaacgaactcacacaggggagaaaccatttaaatgcattgaatgtggaaagagcttcagtcaaagtgggacacttagaatacatcaacaaatTCACATAGGggagaaactatttaaatgtattgaatgtggaaagagctttagtcatagtggagcccttagaatacatcaacgtactcacacgggggagaaaccgtttcaatgtattgaatgtggaaagagcttcagtcaaagtggaaaacttagaatacatcaacaaactcacacggggcataaaccatttaaatgtgttgaatgtggaaagagcttcagtcaaagtggaaaccttagaacacaccaactaactcacacaggggagaaaccatttaaatgcattgaatgtggaaaaagcttcagtcaaagtggagcccttagaatacatcaacgtacTCACacggagaaaccatttaattgtatggagtgtggaaagagctttagtcaaagTGGAGGCCTTAGGAAACATCAGCTAACtcacacaggggggaaaccacAGATGtag